The Saprospiraceae bacterium genome includes a window with the following:
- the gap gene encoding type I glyceraldehyde-3-phosphate dehydrogenase, whose protein sequence is MAKKRIAINGFGRIGRLVYRQIFNMEGIDVVAINDLTNPKVLAHLLKYDTAQGRFNEEVTAGEDRIFVNGEDIMVYAEKDPSQIPWGKHDVDVVLECTGFFADKTKAEAHITAGAKKVVISAPATGDLKTVVFNVNHDILDGTETVISCASCTTNCLAPMAQVLETKYNIITGLMTTIHAYTNDQNTQDSPHAKGDLRRARAAAQNIVPNSTGAAKAIGLVLPSLKGKLDGGAQRVPTLTGSLTELFTILGKKVTVDEVNAAMKAASNESFGYTEDEIVSSDIIGTSYGSLFDATQTKVIQNGDSQLVKTVSWYDNEMSYVAQLVRTLQHFAGLIKQ, encoded by the coding sequence ATGGCAAAAAAACGCATTGCAATTAATGGGTTCGGGAGAATCGGAAGACTTGTTTACAGACAAATATTCAATATGGAAGGTATTGATGTTGTAGCTATTAATGATCTGACAAATCCTAAAGTATTGGCTCATCTGCTGAAGTATGATACTGCACAAGGGAGGTTTAATGAAGAAGTGACTGCAGGGGAAGACAGAATTTTTGTAAATGGAGAAGATATCATGGTATATGCTGAGAAAGATCCATCTCAGATTCCTTGGGGCAAACATGATGTTGATGTTGTACTCGAATGTACAGGATTTTTTGCCGATAAAACGAAAGCCGAAGCTCACATCACAGCAGGTGCCAAAAAGGTTGTCATTTCAGCTCCGGCAACCGGAGATCTGAAAACAGTAGTTTTTAATGTCAATCATGATATCCTGGATGGAACAGAGACTGTTATCAGTTGTGCCAGTTGCACAACAAATTGTCTTGCTCCGATGGCGCAGGTTCTGGAAACAAAATACAATATTATCACTGGTCTGATGACGACAATACACGCTTATACAAATGATCAGAATACGCAGGATTCACCACATGCAAAAGGTGACCTGAGAAGAGCAAGAGCGGCAGCTCAGAATATTGTGCCAAATAGTACCGGAGCTGCTAAAGCCATCGGTTTGGTTTTGCCTAGTCTGAAAGGCAAATTAGATGGAGGTGCACAAAGAGTGCCCACACTGACAGGTTCCCTAACTGAACTGTTTACTATTTTAGGTAAAAAAGTAACCGTTGACGAAGTAAATGCCGCAATGAAAGCAGCGTCAAATGAAAGTTTTGGATACACAGAAGATGAAATTGTGAGCAGTGATATTATAGGTACTTCTTATGGAAGTTTATTTGATGCTACACAAACAAAAGTCATCCAAAATGGCGATAGCCAATTGGTTAAAACAGTAAGCTGGTATGATAATGAGATGAGTTATGTAGCACAGTTAGTCAGAACGCTTCAGCATTTTGCCGGTTTAATCAAACAATAA
- a CDS encoding phosphoglycerate kinase, protein MIDFDKFNFSGHKVVMRVDFNVPLNTAFDITDATRINGALPTIFKILEDGGSVVLMSHLGRPKGGPENKYSLQHIVFHLQNALSPFKVKFVNDCISTDAFSMSESLKGGEVLLLENLRFYPEEEAGDEKFAKKLSKHGDIYINDAFGTAHRAHASTASIAKFFDINHKGFGYLMAAEVNNANKVLKHAEKPVTAIVGGAKVSDKIKLLENLIDSTDNILIGGGMAYTFIAAQGGKIGKSLFEPDYVTLALKIIQKAKENNTEIYLPEDTVVADKFGPDANTDIVNSNEIPDGWMGLDIGPIASEKYKSVILASKTILWNGPMGVFEFEKFSKGTFSIAEAVADSTQDGAFSLIGGGDSVSAINKSGLEDKVSFVSTGGGAMLEFLEGKVLPGIKAIEDK, encoded by the coding sequence ATGATCGACTTCGATAAATTCAATTTTTCCGGTCACAAAGTTGTGATGAGGGTGGATTTTAATGTACCGCTCAATACAGCTTTTGACATCACAGATGCCACAAGAATTAATGGAGCCTTACCGACTATCTTTAAAATCTTAGAAGACGGCGGAAGTGTAGTATTGATGAGCCATCTCGGCAGACCCAAAGGAGGCCCGGAAAATAAGTATTCTCTCCAACATATAGTCTTTCACTTGCAGAATGCCCTTAGTCCGTTTAAAGTAAAATTTGTTAATGACTGTATTTCGACTGATGCATTCTCGATGTCTGAATCATTAAAAGGCGGAGAAGTATTGTTACTTGAAAATCTGAGGTTTTATCCTGAAGAAGAAGCAGGTGATGAAAAATTTGCCAAAAAACTGAGTAAACACGGAGATATTTACATTAATGATGCCTTTGGCACTGCACATCGGGCGCATGCTTCTACTGCTTCCATTGCTAAATTTTTTGATATAAACCACAAGGGATTCGGGTATCTGATGGCTGCAGAAGTAAATAATGCCAATAAAGTGCTGAAACACGCAGAAAAGCCTGTGACGGCTATCGTAGGCGGTGCAAAAGTCTCTGACAAAATTAAGCTGCTTGAAAACCTGATTGATAGCACAGACAATATTCTTATAGGCGGTGGAATGGCATATACTTTTATAGCTGCTCAAGGAGGTAAAATCGGAAAATCTTTGTTTGAACCGGATTATGTCACTTTAGCCTTGAAGATAATTCAAAAGGCAAAGGAAAATAATACAGAAATATATCTTCCTGAAGATACTGTTGTGGCCGATAAATTTGGCCCTGATGCAAATACTGATATTGTAAATAGCAATGAAATTCCGGATGGCTGGATGGGATTAGATATTGGTCCGATTGCTTCTGAAAAGTATAAAAGTGTAATTCTGGCATCCAAAACGATCCTATGGAACGGCCCTATGGGTGTATTTGAATTTGAGAAGTTTTCAAAAGGTACTTTTTCTATTGCTGAGGCAGTGGCAGACTCCACGCAGGATGGTGCTTTCTCTTTGATAGGAGGTGGTGATTCTGTATCCGCCATCAACAAGTCCGGATTGGAAGATA